A genomic segment from Castor canadensis chromosome 1, mCasCan1.hap1v2, whole genome shotgun sequence encodes:
- the Pano1 gene encoding proapoptotic nucleolar protein 1, translated as MVTISRDTQQLKRPRDAPNGGQRGVSWGPRSRFQDISVLYSTVGTQLASLSPDKATEALATYVSTHVPWDSACVPPSLPRQASPPWAPAPDSHPKRTRVRRERARHRRGRARPPTPGRRGSEHPTAQAPPEPSCPGSCHLPRPPWHPWPS; from the exons ATGGTCACCATTTCCCGGGACACCCAGCAG CTGAAGAGGCCCAGAGATGCCCCAAACGGTGGACAAAGAGGAGTGAGCTGGGGGCCGCGTTCTCGGTTCCAAGACATCTCTGTCCTCTACTCCACTGTCGGGACTCAGCTGGCCTCGCTGTCTCCGGACAAGGCGACGGAAGCTCTGGCCACCTACGTGTCCACGCACGTCCCCTGGGATTCCGCGTGTgtgcccccctccctcccccgccaGGCCTCTCCTCCCTGGGCTCCAGCCCCAGACTCCCACCCGAAGAGGACACGTGTGCGCAGGGAGCGCGCCCGGCACCGCCGGGGCCGAGCACGGCCTCCCACACCCGGACGACGTGGGTCGGAGCATCCAACTGCCCAGGCCCCGCCGGAGCCGTCTTGCCCCGGCAGCTGTCACCTCCCCCGGCCACCGTGGCACCCCTGGCCCTCCTAA